The window GCGGCCCGACGGCGATCCGCAATTGGCGGTCGACAACCTCGGCGCCGGCATCGGCGACCGCGTGATCATCACGAGCGACGGCGCGGGCACCCGCGCCTTGCTCAACAGCGACACCACCCCGGTGCGCTGGAGCGTCATTGGAATACCCGATGAAAAGGCTACAGGCTGAAGGCTGCGCTGATTGCAGGGGCCGACGGCACACGGAGTGTGCCTACTACGTAACAAAGAGCAAACCCTCGGCGTTGTTTTCGTCCTTAAGCCTGTAGCCTCAAGCCTGTAGCCTGGTATGCCTGACGCAACCACCAATGCCGACGTGGAGGGCTCGACGAGCGAATTGGTCGTCGAAGCGGCGGTGGTCAGCCTGTCGGCGGTGTTCGATGCATCGGCGCGGTTGGAAGGAGTTCGGCGATTGACGGTCGGCCGAAGGGCCATCGTGACGCCTGCCGTCTGCGACCTGTTGCGGCAGCGGAAGATCGAATTGTATCGGGGAGAGCGAAATGCGAAGCCGCCACAAGACGGCGCGAAGACCGCGACGCTCAGGCTGGTCGTTGGTGTCGCAGATGCATCAAACGCAGCGCAATTCGAAACGTTGATGAAGCTGCTCGGGCGAATGCCGCTGGCGATCGAGCGGCTTGCGGCGAGCGGATTGTTGGAAACGATCGACGAATTGGCGCGGCAGGTTGCTGCCTCGGCGACAGTTGGGCTGCTGCTGACGCCTGAG is drawn from Pirellulales bacterium and contains these coding sequences:
- a CDS encoding EutN/CcmL family microcompartment protein produces the protein RPDGDPQLAVDNLGAGIGDRVIITSDGAGTRALLNSDTTPVRWSVIGIPDEKATG